A stretch of the Halomonas sp. CH40 genome encodes the following:
- a CDS encoding YbaB/EbfC family nucleoid-associated protein, protein MMKGGMGNLMKQAQEMQEKMQQAQEEVAKAEVHGEAGAGMVKVIMNGRHDVINVDVDPSVLEEDKELLEDLLAAAVNDAVRKVEASSKAMMEEATAGLNLPPGFKMPF, encoded by the coding sequence ATGATGAAAGGCGGAATGGGTAACCTGATGAAGCAGGCCCAGGAAATGCAGGAAAAGATGCAGCAGGCTCAGGAAGAAGTCGCCAAGGCGGAAGTACATGGCGAAGCCGGTGCGGGCATGGTGAAAGTCATCATGAACGGTCGCCACGATGTGATCAACGTGGACGTTGACCCCAGCGTGCTCGAAGAAGATAAAGAGCTGCTTGAGGATCTGCTGGCAGCAGCCGTCAACGACGCCGTGCGTAAGGTAGAAGCCAGTTCCAAGGCTATGATGGAAGAAGCCACTGCCGGGCTTAACCTGCCGCCTGGTTTCAAGATGCCGTTCTAG
- the recR gene encoding recombination mediator RecR has product MRFSPLIEQLMEAFRVLPGVGPKTAQRMALHLLEREREGGSRLAASITQAIDDVGYCQRCRTLTEAPLCALCESPRRDDALLCVVESPADQLAIEEAGGFNGRYFVLHGHLSPIDGVGPETIGLDQLEQRVAQGEVAEVVLATNPTVEGEATAHYIASQLGDYGVRFSRLAYGVPMGGELEYVDGGTLSRAFNGRLPFSSD; this is encoded by the coding sequence ATGCGCTTTTCACCCCTTATTGAACAACTGATGGAAGCGTTTCGGGTGCTGCCCGGCGTTGGGCCTAAAACGGCCCAGCGCATGGCGTTGCATCTACTGGAGCGGGAGCGGGAAGGAGGAAGTCGGCTGGCCGCTTCAATTACTCAGGCTATTGACGACGTGGGCTATTGCCAACGTTGCAGAACCCTCACGGAAGCGCCGCTATGCGCGCTGTGCGAAAGCCCGCGCCGCGATGACGCCCTCTTGTGTGTGGTTGAATCCCCCGCAGATCAGCTGGCGATTGAAGAAGCTGGCGGGTTCAATGGCCGATATTTTGTCCTGCATGGGCACCTGTCTCCCATTGATGGCGTTGGCCCTGAAACGATAGGGCTGGATCAGCTTGAACAGCGGGTGGCTCAAGGCGAGGTGGCCGAAGTGGTTCTGGCCACCAACCCTACCGTGGAAGGCGAGGCGACAGCCCACTACATTGCATCGCAGCTGGGTGACTATGGCGTACGCTTCTCACGCCTGGCCTATGGCGTGCCGATGGGGGGTGAGCTTGAGTACGTCGATGGTGGCACCCTGAGCCGCGCTTTCAATGGTCGCCTGCCTTTCAGCAGCGACTAG
- the rnd gene encoding ribonuclease D → MSIASPSYRWIDTPQALDDACADVAHASVIALDTEFFRENSFYPVPALVQFACDDTAYLVDPLAVECTPAFQALLTGPAVKLLHASSEDLDVFQRWAGVLPSPLIDTQVAQGFLGDNPGMGYQKLVEHWTQEVLPKEETRSNWLERPLSPAQCDYAALDVIYLLKVWAQQKAQLESLGRLAWVEEECQAVVDQAHTENADQWFTRQRLLWRLTPRQIEAYRLMTLWREAETRRRNLPRNWLVGDKLLFAIADAMPKNRYELAAVEGVKPVLVKKEGDTLLALVKQAYETAPEALPLAWPDPARPPFKPLFKALKKAVVAQADVLGVAPEMLMRRRDIERLVMQSMAGEPLTLPQGWRGEYLNAPIQEALQETSQ, encoded by the coding sequence TTGTCTATTGCCTCACCGTCTTACCGCTGGATTGATACACCCCAGGCGTTGGATGATGCCTGCGCTGATGTTGCCCATGCCAGCGTGATTGCGCTGGATACGGAGTTCTTCCGCGAGAACTCTTTTTACCCGGTGCCCGCCCTGGTGCAATTCGCCTGTGATGACACCGCCTATCTGGTCGACCCGCTGGCGGTTGAATGTACGCCAGCGTTTCAGGCCTTGCTGACAGGGCCAGCGGTTAAGCTGTTGCATGCCAGCAGTGAAGATCTGGATGTGTTCCAGCGCTGGGCCGGGGTTTTGCCGTCGCCACTGATTGATACTCAGGTAGCTCAGGGATTTCTGGGCGACAATCCGGGAATGGGCTATCAGAAGCTGGTAGAGCACTGGACTCAGGAAGTGTTGCCCAAGGAAGAAACCCGCTCGAACTGGCTTGAGCGCCCGCTAAGCCCGGCGCAGTGTGATTATGCGGCCCTGGATGTGATTTATCTGCTCAAGGTCTGGGCCCAGCAGAAGGCCCAGTTAGAATCACTCGGCCGGCTGGCGTGGGTTGAAGAGGAATGCCAAGCGGTCGTCGATCAGGCGCACACTGAGAACGCAGATCAGTGGTTTACCCGCCAGCGCTTGCTGTGGCGGTTGACGCCGCGCCAGATTGAAGCCTATCGCCTGATGACCCTCTGGCGTGAAGCCGAAACCCGCCGGCGTAATCTGCCCCGGAACTGGCTGGTAGGCGATAAGCTGCTGTTTGCGATTGCTGATGCCATGCCTAAAAACCGTTATGAGCTGGCGGCGGTAGAAGGCGTCAAACCTGTGCTGGTCAAGAAGGAGGGGGATACCCTGCTGGCGTTGGTCAAGCAGGCCTACGAAACGGCGCCTGAGGCGTTACCCCTCGCCTGGCCAGACCCGGCCAGGCCCCCCTTCAAACCACTCTTCAAGGCACTTAAGAAAGCGGTGGTTGCCCAGGCAGACGTACTCGGCGTGGCACCAGAGATGCTGATGCGCCGCCGCGATATTGAACGCCTGGTAATGCAGTCAATGGCTGGCGAGCCTTTGACACTGCCCCAGGGCTGGCGCGGTGAATATCTCAATGCGCCTATCCAAGAAGCGCTACAGGAAACTAGCCAATGA
- a CDS encoding YcgL domain-containing protein — translation MSHHTRGSQISSSDSSNNYLNAKRLICEVFRSPRKEEMYLYVDKRNGLADVPEGLLERFGKPISIMTLMLTPDKPLARANSADVLAAIRDKGFYFQMPPAKDDYLLDLYRAPTEARY, via the coding sequence ATGAGTCATCACACCCGTGGTTCCCAGATCAGTTCCAGTGACAGTTCAAACAACTATCTCAATGCCAAACGCTTGATCTGTGAAGTGTTCAGAAGCCCGCGTAAGGAAGAAATGTATCTTTACGTTGATAAGCGCAACGGGCTGGCCGACGTTCCGGAGGGCTTGTTGGAGCGTTTTGGCAAGCCGATATCGATCATGACCCTGATGCTGACTCCGGATAAGCCACTGGCGCGCGCCAATAGCGCCGATGTGTTGGCCGCAATCCGCGATAAGGGCTTCTACTTCCAGATGCCGCCAGCCAAAGATGATTACTTGCTGGATCTTTACCGGGCACCCACAGAAGCACGTTATTGA
- a CDS encoding YcgN family cysteine cluster protein: protein MSEQLRERFWERYPLEALTQPEWEALCDGCGQCCLLKLHDDDTQEVAVLNVACRLLDTHSCQCSDYENRFDSVPDCTQLTPERVKEFTWLPHSCAYRRVAEGRKLAGWHPLLSNDAERVHRKGVSVRHFAVSQDDVPEKKLEEHIIAILPISP from the coding sequence GTGTCTGAACAACTACGTGAACGCTTCTGGGAGCGCTATCCGCTGGAAGCGCTCACCCAGCCAGAGTGGGAAGCGCTGTGCGACGGTTGCGGGCAGTGTTGCCTGCTGAAGCTCCATGATGATGACACTCAGGAAGTGGCGGTGCTGAATGTGGCCTGCCGCCTGTTGGATACCCACAGTTGTCAGTGTAGCGATTATGAAAACCGCTTTGATAGCGTGCCGGACTGCACTCAGTTGACACCTGAACGGGTGAAAGAGTTTACCTGGCTGCCACACAGCTGTGCCTATCGGCGGGTTGCCGAAGGGCGCAAGCTGGCCGGTTGGCATCCTCTGCTGAGTAATGATGCCGAACGCGTCCACCGTAAAGGCGTCAGCGTTCGTCACTTTGCGGTTTCCCAGGACGATGTCCCCGAGAAAAAGCTGGAAGAGCATATTATTGCCATCCTGCCGATATCACCTTGA
- a CDS encoding prolyl oligopeptidase family serine peptidase — protein sequence MLLIRVLSPNIHFFYGTYQLTKAQPQHEPSSAISHDFNHYYHPDDPDWHWLEDAKDPKVSDFLSAANAQHAEWFRPLEPLAEKLYQGHLARRELAVTGLETALDHFTFWTVTDADQDYPCWWRYPNGQPEQRECFFNLPERAAQHEFFDIGDMALPADEQWLAWTEDTQGDERFSLWIKRLPKGSAHCLLKDIGPGLCWAEDQTDTSATLLFTRFDATQRPDSVWRLPLTFDQDTATALPETLVYREADPEFWVGVGKTRSRQWLLIESASKDTSEVLLLAAKAPDSPLDCLHPRQPGVEASIEHRPGFFYRLHNQQSAHFQLDVIDEARISQADAWQTLIEHRNDTTLEGVDAFSWGLVIAERDHQQAQVYLRRLVLDPQHRATVDERLALPETPCSQLLEDAPHFDTTQLRLREESFTQLPRWVELDLATLERRVIKTQPLHGDLQPEHLISQRIWATSHDGEKVPVSIVMRADLAGQALPTLLYGYGAYGEPLDPWFSIARLELLSRGIAFAVAHVRGGGERGEPWYLDGKMANKENSFHDFLAARNALVSEGLSLADRILACGASAGGLLVGACLNRAPQAFCGAVLDVPFVDVLRTMQNPELPLTTAEYSEWGNPADASVAERIQGYSPIDNIAPRHYPAIWIEGSWFDTRVSYWEPAKYYAKLRQCQQSDAPILLHTDMSSGHGGASGRFKAWREAARQDAFILWALGRTEAE from the coding sequence ATGCTCCTTATCAGGGTGCTCTCACCCAACATTCACTTTTTCTATGGTACCTATCAATTGACCAAAGCACAGCCGCAACACGAGCCCAGTTCAGCGATCAGCCACGATTTTAACCATTATTATCACCCAGATGACCCAGACTGGCACTGGCTTGAGGATGCCAAGGACCCCAAGGTGAGTGATTTCCTGTCGGCTGCCAACGCACAACACGCCGAATGGTTTAGACCACTAGAGCCTCTGGCCGAAAAACTCTACCAAGGCCATCTGGCCCGCAGGGAGCTGGCCGTTACAGGGCTTGAGACAGCGCTTGATCACTTTACGTTCTGGACGGTAACCGACGCTGATCAGGATTACCCCTGCTGGTGGCGTTACCCCAACGGCCAGCCCGAGCAGCGCGAGTGTTTTTTCAATCTACCGGAACGTGCTGCTCAGCATGAGTTCTTCGATATTGGCGATATGGCCCTGCCCGCTGATGAACAGTGGCTGGCATGGACCGAGGATACCCAGGGCGATGAGCGCTTTTCGCTATGGATCAAACGTTTACCCAAGGGTTCAGCACACTGCCTGCTCAAGGATATTGGCCCTGGCCTGTGCTGGGCAGAAGACCAGACTGACACCAGCGCCACCCTACTGTTTACCCGCTTTGATGCCACCCAGCGGCCAGACAGCGTATGGCGGCTACCGCTGACGTTTGATCAGGACACGGCCACGGCGCTGCCCGAAACACTGGTCTACCGGGAAGCTGATCCGGAGTTCTGGGTGGGCGTCGGCAAGACCCGCTCACGCCAGTGGCTGCTGATTGAATCGGCCTCCAAGGACACCAGCGAAGTGCTGCTACTGGCTGCCAAAGCTCCAGATTCGCCACTTGATTGCCTGCACCCGCGCCAGCCAGGCGTTGAAGCCAGCATTGAGCATCGCCCTGGTTTCTTCTACCGCCTGCATAATCAGCAAAGTGCGCATTTCCAGCTGGACGTTATCGACGAAGCTCGCATCAGCCAGGCAGATGCCTGGCAGACACTGATTGAGCACCGCAATGACACCACCCTGGAAGGTGTCGATGCCTTTAGCTGGGGGCTGGTGATCGCTGAACGTGACCACCAGCAGGCGCAGGTCTATCTCCGTCGCCTGGTGTTAGACCCGCAGCACAGGGCGACAGTGGATGAACGCCTTGCTCTCCCGGAAACGCCCTGCTCACAGTTACTTGAAGATGCTCCGCATTTTGATACCACCCAGCTGCGCTTACGCGAAGAATCCTTCACTCAGCTACCGCGCTGGGTCGAACTGGACCTCGCCACCCTTGAGCGCCGTGTGATCAAGACACAGCCGCTTCACGGTGATCTCCAGCCGGAACACCTGATCAGCCAGCGCATCTGGGCCACCAGCCATGATGGCGAAAAAGTGCCGGTATCCATCGTGATGCGCGCTGACCTGGCAGGGCAAGCCCTGCCCACCTTGCTGTACGGCTATGGTGCTTACGGCGAGCCGCTTGACCCCTGGTTTTCGATTGCCCGACTGGAGTTGCTATCACGCGGCATCGCCTTTGCGGTTGCCCATGTACGCGGTGGCGGCGAACGCGGCGAGCCCTGGTATCTGGATGGCAAGATGGCCAACAAGGAAAACAGCTTTCATGATTTTCTGGCCGCCCGTAACGCCTTGGTCAGCGAAGGGCTGAGCTTGGCGGATCGCATCCTGGCTTGCGGCGCCAGCGCAGGCGGCTTGCTGGTAGGCGCCTGCCTGAACCGCGCCCCGCAAGCATTCTGTGGCGCCGTGCTTGATGTGCCCTTTGTCGATGTGCTGCGCACCATGCAAAACCCCGAGTTACCGCTGACCACCGCAGAATATAGCGAATGGGGCAACCCGGCTGACGCAAGCGTCGCCGAACGCATTCAGGGCTACTCACCGATTGATAATATTGCGCCTCGCCATTATCCCGCCATCTGGATCGAAGGCAGCTGGTTCGATACGCGGGTCAGCTACTGGGAGCCCGCCAAGTATTACGCCAAATTGCGCCAATGCCAGCAGAGCGACGCCCCCATCCTGCTGCATACCGATATGAGCAGCGGCCACGGCGGCGCTTCGGGTCGCTTCAAGGCATGGCGAGAAGCCGCCCGACAGGATGCGTTTATCCTGTGGGCATTAGGTCGCACCGAAGCTGAATGA
- a CDS encoding class II glutamine amidotransferase, with protein sequence MCELMGMSANVPTDICFSFAGFLHRGGGTGPHRDGWGIAFYEEGGYREFRDPHPSVDSPIARLICDYPIKSNVVISHIRQANVGGVKLANTHPFTREMWGRPWCYAHNGQLSSDWTSLPLNGFTPVGTTDSEHAFCFIMGQLREHFPQPPDDPERLWALLHRLCEQLRGLGVFNMLLSDGHYLYTYCSTKLAHITRRAPFGEAELSDAEMTVNFVEHTTPDDIVSVIATEPLTHNECWQRLQPGELVVWKSGEICARYLSN encoded by the coding sequence ATGTGTGAGCTCATGGGCATGAGTGCCAATGTGCCAACCGATATCTGCTTCAGTTTTGCCGGGTTTTTACACCGTGGTGGTGGGACAGGCCCTCATCGAGATGGTTGGGGAATCGCCTTCTATGAGGAAGGTGGCTACCGGGAATTCCGCGACCCTCATCCGTCGGTGGATTCTCCGATTGCGCGCCTGATCTGCGATTACCCGATCAAATCCAATGTGGTCATCAGCCATATACGCCAGGCTAATGTGGGCGGGGTCAAGCTGGCCAACACCCACCCCTTTACCCGTGAAATGTGGGGTAGACCCTGGTGTTACGCCCACAACGGCCAGCTCAGCAGTGATTGGACAAGCCTGCCTCTTAATGGCTTCACGCCGGTTGGCACCACCGACAGTGAACATGCTTTTTGCTTCATAATGGGGCAGTTGCGTGAGCATTTTCCGCAGCCGCCAGATGACCCTGAAAGGCTCTGGGCGCTTCTACATCGCCTATGTGAACAGCTGCGTGGGTTGGGTGTTTTCAACATGCTGCTTTCCGATGGCCATTATCTGTATACCTACTGCTCAACGAAGCTGGCGCATATCACCCGCCGCGCGCCCTTTGGCGAAGCGGAACTGTCTGACGCGGAAATGACCGTCAATTTTGTGGAGCACACCACACCGGATGACATTGTGTCAGTTATTGCGACCGAGCCGCTCACCCATAATGAGTGTTGGCAACGGCTGCAGCCAGGTGAATTAGTTGTCTGGAAGTCGGGAGAAATTTGCGCACGTTACTTGTCAAACTAG
- a CDS encoding AMP-binding protein: MSAHANAPILTGPALEGLDQYSSVTDIFHAAVKRFAPKPAFTCMGQTLSFADLDRLSGDFAAWLQHETDLEPGDRIAIQLPNLLQFPVAVFGALRAGLVVVNTNPLYTEREMAHQFKDSNAKAIVILANMASKLEKVLDKTEIKHVLVTQLADLHGAPKRWLINTVVKHVKKMVPAYSLPGALSFRSALQKGSKLSHQDVHRDLDDLAALQYTGGTTGKPKGAMLTHRNLVANMLQARKAIGSTLTDGEELIIAPLPVYHIYTFTVNCLFLMETGNHSLLITNPRDLDAFVKQLKGLPFTGFIGLNTLFNALCNREDFKQLDFSKLRLTISGGMALTSASAKRWKEVTGCDVAEGYGLTETSPIVSFNPVDASKLGSIGKPVAGTAVKVVDGNDLEFGQPGELCVQGPQVMKGYWQREEETANAIDADGWFHTGDIAVIDDDGYIRIVDRKKDMILVSGFNVYPNEVEDVISGHPDVLEAAAVGVADEESGEAIKLFVVSKNDQLSVEDVRKWCKKDLTGYKVPRYVEFRDELPKTNVGKVLRRQLRDEPAG, encoded by the coding sequence ATGAGTGCACATGCCAATGCCCCGATTCTCACAGGGCCAGCGCTGGAAGGTCTCGATCAATACAGCTCGGTCACCGATATCTTTCATGCTGCGGTCAAGCGCTTCGCCCCCAAGCCTGCCTTCACTTGCATGGGGCAGACGCTTAGTTTTGCTGACCTTGACCGCCTGTCAGGCGACTTTGCCGCCTGGCTTCAGCACGAAACCGATCTGGAACCCGGGGATCGCATCGCTATCCAGTTGCCTAACCTGCTGCAGTTCCCCGTTGCGGTGTTTGGTGCGCTGCGGGCGGGCCTTGTGGTGGTTAATACCAATCCGCTGTATACCGAGCGGGAGATGGCCCACCAGTTCAAGGATTCCAACGCCAAGGCCATCGTGATTCTGGCCAATATGGCCAGCAAACTTGAAAAGGTGCTCGATAAAACCGAGATCAAGCATGTCTTGGTGACCCAGTTGGCCGACCTGCATGGGGCACCCAAGCGCTGGCTGATCAACACTGTGGTCAAGCACGTGAAAAAAATGGTGCCTGCCTATTCGCTTCCCGGGGCATTGAGCTTTCGCAGTGCCTTGCAAAAAGGTTCTAAGCTGTCGCATCAGGATGTCCACCGCGACCTGGATGATCTGGCAGCTCTACAATACACGGGGGGAACCACCGGCAAGCCAAAAGGGGCCATGCTGACCCACCGCAACCTGGTAGCGAATATGCTGCAGGCACGGAAGGCGATTGGCAGTACTCTCACAGATGGTGAAGAGCTGATTATTGCTCCATTGCCGGTGTACCACATTTATACCTTTACGGTTAACTGCCTGTTCCTGATGGAAACCGGTAATCACTCATTGCTGATTACCAACCCGCGTGACCTGGATGCTTTTGTCAAGCAACTCAAAGGCCTGCCGTTCACTGGTTTTATCGGTCTGAACACGCTTTTCAATGCACTATGTAACCGTGAAGATTTCAAGCAGTTGGATTTTTCCAAGCTGCGATTGACGATCTCAGGTGGGATGGCATTGACCAGCGCCTCAGCCAAACGCTGGAAAGAGGTGACCGGTTGTGATGTGGCCGAAGGTTATGGGCTCACTGAGACATCGCCCATCGTAAGCTTCAACCCGGTTGACGCCAGCAAGCTGGGCAGTATTGGCAAGCCGGTGGCTGGCACGGCCGTCAAAGTGGTGGATGGCAATGACCTTGAATTCGGCCAGCCGGGCGAGCTTTGTGTGCAAGGGCCGCAGGTCATGAAAGGCTACTGGCAGCGTGAAGAAGAAACGGCCAACGCCATTGATGCCGATGGCTGGTTCCACACCGGGGATATCGCGGTGATTGACGATGATGGCTACATCCGCATCGTTGATCGTAAAAAGGATATGATTCTGGTGTCGGGTTTCAACGTTTATCCCAACGAAGTAGAAGATGTGATTTCCGGCCATCCGGATGTTCTGGAAGCGGCCGCCGTTGGCGTCGCAGATGAAGAGAGTGGGGAGGCTATCAAACTGTTTGTTGTCTCCAAAAACGACCAGTTAAGCGTTGAAGACGTGCGTAAATGGTGCAAGAAAGATCTGACAGGCTACAAGGTGCCGAGATATGTGGAGTTCCGTGATGAACTGCCCAAGACCAATGTGGGCAAGGTGCTGAGGCGTCAACTACGCGATGAGCCAGCAGGTTGA